From the Roseibium sp. HPY-6 genome, one window contains:
- a CDS encoding SDR family oxidoreductase: protein MRLFVFGVGFSSKAFIEEVRDQFEWIGGTTRSEEKASILRKAGVEPFLFDGTAKGAGISDALKTATHVLVSIAPNEDGDPVLTWHGEDIAAGKPSWTGYLSTVGVYGNHDGAWVDEDTPCKPVSKRSVQRVAAEDAWLSFAGDTGLAVQVFRLSGIYGPGRNTFENFKKGKARRLVKPGQVFNRIHVADIARALKLAMATRSTRVFNVTDDEPAPPQDVVTYAAELLGVEPPPEIPFESADLTPMARSFYGENKRVSNKRIKDELGFTFRYPNYRIALRDLLATL, encoded by the coding sequence ATGCGTCTGTTTGTTTTTGGTGTCGGCTTTTCTTCAAAGGCCTTCATTGAAGAGGTTCGCGACCAGTTTGAATGGATCGGGGGCACAACACGATCTGAAGAAAAGGCGAGCATTCTCCGCAAGGCAGGAGTGGAACCCTTTCTTTTCGATGGCACTGCAAAAGGTGCGGGCATTTCAGACGCGCTGAAGACAGCAACGCATGTCCTTGTCTCGATTGCGCCAAACGAAGACGGCGATCCGGTTCTTACCTGGCACGGAGAAGATATCGCGGCCGGAAAACCTTCCTGGACCGGCTACCTTTCGACAGTCGGCGTCTACGGCAATCATGACGGCGCGTGGGTCGATGAAGATACGCCCTGCAAACCTGTTTCCAAGCGGTCGGTGCAGCGGGTCGCTGCAGAAGACGCCTGGCTTTCCTTTGCTGGGGACACCGGATTGGCGGTCCAGGTTTTCCGCTTGTCCGGAATTTACGGACCTGGCCGGAACACGTTTGAAAACTTCAAGAAAGGCAAGGCGCGGCGGCTGGTCAAACCGGGCCAGGTGTTCAACCGCATTCATGTCGCAGATATTGCACGTGCCCTGAAGCTGGCCATGGCTACCCGGTCGACACGGGTTTTCAATGTAACGGACGACGAACCGGCACCGCCACAGGATGTCGTCACATATGCCGCCGAATTGCTTGGCGTGGAACCGCCTCCGGAAATTCCATTCGAGAGTGCCGATCTGACGCCGATGGCGCGGTCGTTCTACGGTGAAAACAAGCGGGTCTCCAACAAGCGCATCAAGGACGAGCTCGGGTTCACATTCCGCTATCCCAATTACCGGATAGCATTGCGGGACCTGCTGGCTACACTCTAG
- a CDS encoding RNA methyltransferase — MSQAGKEKRQGAVKQITSHSNPIVKEIKGLVAQRKHRSQSGLFVAEGLKLATDALEAGWQVRYLALGPDARENPVAQKAAATAKARGALILEVSTAVMSAMTRKDNPQMVVGVYEQNILTARDINPAPNGLWVALDRVRDPGNLGTIVRTIDAVGGSGVILVGDCTDPFAVEAVRATMGSLFHVPLAKMTKDEFKPFAKAWPGTVAATHLKGSVDYRKPEYTEPVLLVMGNEQKGLEDDMADACATLIRIPQVGQADSLNLAVATGVALYEIRRKHLEL, encoded by the coding sequence ATGTCCCAGGCAGGTAAAGAAAAACGTCAAGGCGCGGTGAAGCAAATCACCAGCCATTCCAATCCGATCGTCAAGGAAATCAAGGGACTGGTCGCGCAGCGCAAACACAGGAGCCAGTCGGGCCTGTTCGTTGCTGAAGGATTGAAACTGGCCACTGATGCGCTCGAAGCAGGCTGGCAGGTTAGATATCTTGCGCTGGGTCCGGATGCCCGGGAAAACCCGGTCGCTCAGAAGGCCGCCGCCACGGCAAAAGCACGTGGCGCGCTGATCCTTGAAGTGTCCACCGCCGTCATGTCCGCGATGACCCGGAAAGACAATCCGCAAATGGTCGTCGGTGTCTATGAGCAGAACATTCTGACCGCGAGGGACATCAACCCCGCACCAAACGGCCTTTGGGTTGCTCTCGACCGCGTCCGCGATCCGGGAAATCTCGGCACGATCGTCCGGACCATTGACGCCGTGGGCGGAAGCGGTGTCATTCTGGTTGGTGACTGCACCGACCCGTTTGCCGTAGAAGCCGTTCGCGCCACGATGGGATCGCTGTTTCATGTCCCTCTCGCCAAAATGACGAAGGACGAATTCAAGCCGTTCGCAAAGGCCTGGCCGGGGACTGTCGCCGCCACGCACCTGAAAGGGTCGGTCGACTACAGAAAGCCCGAATACACCGAACCGGTCCTTCTGGTGATGGGTAACGAGCAAAAAGGGCTGGAGGACGATATGGCGGACGCCTGCGCAACCCTGATCCGGATCCCGCAGGTCGGTCAGGCGGACAGCCTCAACCTTGCCGTTGCCACCGGCGTTGCACTTTATGAAATTCGCCGCAAACACCTGGAGCTCTGA
- a CDS encoding TetR/AcrR family transcriptional regulator: MAKNKVQKKSAYHHGDLRGQLISAARSLIEEHGPDGFSMSDACRLAGVSTAAPYRHFASKQDLLTDVAKDGLQRLGVEMEDNASQFTRGTVESISAIGRAYVNFAIREPHAFRLMFSTQAHSGRIEELREVGRGSYGVLLREVARYTGEPEITESVIRNAFPLWTQVHGLSFLAIDGKLDVTAFPVDIDESILIATERLLPPGGQGKA, from the coding sequence ATGGCTAAAAACAAAGTCCAGAAAAAAAGCGCCTACCACCATGGCGACCTGCGCGGGCAGCTCATTTCGGCGGCAAGAAGCCTGATCGAAGAGCATGGTCCGGATGGGTTTTCCATGTCCGACGCATGCCGGCTGGCCGGTGTCAGTACCGCAGCTCCCTACCGTCACTTCGCGTCGAAGCAGGACCTCCTGACAGACGTGGCAAAGGACGGGCTGCAGCGGCTTGGCGTCGAGATGGAAGACAACGCCTCTCAGTTTACGCGCGGCACCGTGGAGTCGATCTCTGCAATCGGCAGGGCCTATGTGAATTTTGCGATCCGCGAACCACACGCTTTCCGGCTGATGTTCAGCACGCAGGCACATTCCGGGCGCATCGAAGAGCTCCGAGAGGTGGGACGCGGCTCGTACGGCGTTCTTCTGCGTGAAGTCGCGCGATACACCGGCGAACCGGAAATTACCGAGAGCGTGATACGAAATGCCTTTCCGCTCTGGACGCAGGTCCACGGTCTTTCGTTTCTGGCGATCGATGGAAAGCTGGATGTTACCGCGTTTCCTGTCGATATCGATGAATCGATCCTGATCGCAACAGAACGTCTGTTGCCACCTGGCGGCCAGGGGAAGGCTTGA
- a CDS encoding efflux RND transporter periplasmic adaptor subunit: MSEKSAASETKTPKRGSLRKMTRGLVSLTTFSMNVGLAAAAVMIGVTTIQMRAEEKPAVAAAPLVEVRSIAPEFRTGYDVSRSFVGRIEPARRTDLGFELSGTIREIAFDEGDTLQKGDVIAVLDTRALEAEKRRQIANRRATESDRELAALTLQRRQQLRDGGHVSDQILDEARLALTRLDATIDQIDAAVEAIDISLDKSVLTAPFDGTVGERLLDEGATVSPGAPVLRLLETAKPTVRIGLAPEVVDRLKRQEAYEIRVAGSLFEARLSGFRPDLQTSTRTIETLFELQTSREVPQFGRLAELGLTERIDTEGYWVPTSALKEGPRGLWTLLAIVETEAQTGAGGYEIRREAVEVLHADADRSFVRGTISAGTQIVAEGVHRVVVGQKVNPIGEGA, encoded by the coding sequence ATGTCGGAAAAGAGTGCAGCTTCTGAAACAAAGACGCCGAAGCGCGGGTCATTGAGGAAAATGACCCGGGGACTGGTCAGTTTGACGACATTTTCCATGAATGTCGGGCTTGCAGCTGCAGCCGTCATGATTGGGGTGACCACAATCCAGATGCGGGCAGAGGAAAAGCCGGCCGTTGCCGCAGCACCTCTTGTCGAGGTTCGGTCCATCGCCCCTGAATTTCGCACAGGATACGACGTCTCGCGCAGTTTTGTCGGCCGTATTGAACCGGCACGTCGCACCGATCTGGGTTTTGAGCTGTCCGGAACCATCCGTGAGATCGCGTTTGACGAAGGTGACACATTACAAAAGGGCGACGTGATAGCCGTTCTGGACACACGCGCGCTTGAAGCTGAGAAACGCCGTCAGATTGCGAACCGCCGTGCGACGGAGAGCGATCGCGAACTGGCTGCGCTGACGCTTCAGCGCCGTCAGCAACTGCGTGATGGCGGGCATGTCAGCGACCAGATCCTCGACGAAGCAAGGCTCGCGCTAACGCGTCTCGACGCTACGATCGATCAGATCGATGCCGCTGTCGAGGCGATCGATATCAGTCTCGATAAATCGGTCCTGACCGCTCCGTTTGACGGAACCGTTGGCGAGCGTTTGCTGGATGAAGGCGCAACGGTTTCTCCTGGTGCGCCGGTCTTACGCCTTCTGGAGACAGCCAAGCCAACGGTTCGTATTGGCCTCGCGCCAGAGGTCGTCGACCGTTTGAAACGGCAGGAGGCTTACGAGATCCGTGTCGCAGGCAGTCTGTTCGAGGCACGTCTTTCCGGTTTTCGGCCGGACCTGCAGACCAGTACCCGCACAATCGAAACGCTTTTTGAACTGCAAACGTCACGCGAAGTGCCGCAATTCGGGCGCCTTGCAGAACTCGGACTTACGGAACGCATCGATACCGAGGGCTACTGGGTGCCGACATCCGCGCTCAAGGAAGGACCTCGCGGTCTTTGGACCCTGTTGGCAATCGTCGAGACAGAGGCGCAAACGGGGGCCGGCGGGTATGAAATCCGGCGCGAAGCGGTGGAAGTGCTCCACGCCGATGCGGACAGATCCTTTGTCCGCGGCACGATATCTGCCGGCACACAGATCGTCGCAGAAGGCGTGCACCGTGTTGTTGTCGGCCAGAAAGTCAATCCGATCGGTGAGGGAGCATAG
- a CDS encoding efflux RND transporter permease subunit, giving the protein METVFFRQPRLVALTILVIIAAGLSALVGIGRQEDPTITNLFATVTTVYPGADPARVEALVTEKIEEELREVEEIDVIESTSSSSISIVQIELLDTLTEEVIEQAWSEIRDKIGDATREFPQGVLEPEFSTEGAGAFASISALVPRHDGVSDAVLLRYAEALSDTLRNVPGTKSVEIFGEVEEEILVQVDPAVLTSLSLTVEQVSAAIRSADAKVRAGRLRGADREFLIEVEGEIAALDRIRQIPVTVSDTGIVTRVGDVAAVSKGKREPAEELAFSSGRPAILVAAKIADGLQVDTWMERVRSRIAGFEADMPYSIEHQLVFDQSLYTIDRLSNVGLNIAIGMGLVVAVLLVTMGLRSALIVAMVLPVVTLASFATMSMIGLPLHQMSLTGLIVALGLLVDAGIVMTDEIGQALDQGRTRRDAVAKAVRRLFAPLLASTVTTALSFMPMVLLPGPAGDFVGAIAIAVIIMLLWSFVVAVTLTAAIAGWILPANTSGEKTGKSGLAALVAVPFRFSLKMAMRNPASSVAFALVLPVIGFLSMPTLTAQFFPGVDRNQFHIEVELSDGTAISETAGTARKIDAALAGTQGIEQVSWVVGKSAPAFYYNIVGNRDRAPAFAQALVTTSSAAETARLVPVLQASLSSDFPEARILVRDLVQGPPVDAPVELRLVGPSLEVLRVEGDKLRELAARVEEVTIVRTTLDGGSPKLKLSVNEDKARLLGLGLGEVAQQLEATLEGATGGSLIEGTEELPVRVRVGASDRGDLSRIASLPLLPGNGVPGSAAYNGVPLSAIADIRMEPAEGQINRRNGERTNTVQAFVQYGVLPEEALKKLQSEVEAAGFALPDGYRIETGGDSDARDDTLTNLIGSLGLIVPLSIAAIVLTFNSFRLSAVTLVVAVLSAGLSIFALAVFQYPFGINAIIGVIGSIGVSINAAIIILTGMQQNEGAVNGDQNAMVDVVMGSSRHIVSTTLTTFGGFLPLILEGGGFWPPFAMSIAGGVLLSTVISFYFAPPMFALVYARKRKPAASEETKPQAHDERSETDTSWSNDNYQPAMAAE; this is encoded by the coding sequence ATGGAAACCGTGTTCTTCCGCCAGCCGCGTCTGGTTGCGCTTACGATCCTCGTCATCATCGCGGCCGGATTGTCCGCGCTCGTTGGAATTGGCCGTCAGGAAGACCCAACGATCACCAATCTCTTTGCCACCGTAACAACGGTATACCCGGGCGCGGACCCGGCCAGGGTCGAGGCTCTGGTGACGGAAAAGATCGAGGAAGAGCTGCGTGAAGTCGAAGAGATCGACGTGATCGAATCGACCTCTTCGTCCTCCATTTCGATTGTGCAGATCGAACTTCTCGACACGTTGACGGAAGAAGTGATCGAGCAGGCCTGGTCTGAAATCCGGGACAAGATCGGCGATGCGACAAGAGAATTCCCGCAAGGTGTTCTTGAACCGGAATTCTCGACGGAAGGCGCAGGTGCTTTCGCTTCGATCAGTGCGCTTGTGCCGCGACATGATGGCGTCTCGGATGCGGTGCTTTTGCGCTACGCCGAAGCCCTTTCAGACACTTTGCGCAATGTGCCGGGCACCAAGTCAGTCGAGATTTTCGGTGAGGTTGAAGAGGAAATTCTGGTTCAGGTCGATCCTGCGGTTCTGACCTCACTTTCTTTGACCGTTGAACAGGTTTCAGCAGCGATCAGATCCGCTGACGCCAAAGTGCGGGCAGGGCGTCTGCGCGGTGCCGACCGTGAGTTCCTGATTGAGGTCGAGGGAGAAATTGCCGCACTCGACCGGATCCGGCAAATTCCTGTCACCGTGAGCGATACCGGGATTGTGACACGGGTTGGAGATGTTGCAGCGGTTTCTAAGGGAAAGAGAGAACCTGCGGAAGAACTCGCCTTTTCCTCCGGACGGCCTGCCATCCTTGTCGCGGCAAAAATCGCCGACGGTCTTCAGGTAGACACCTGGATGGAACGCGTTCGCAGCCGGATTGCCGGATTTGAAGCGGACATGCCGTATTCCATCGAACACCAGCTCGTTTTCGACCAGAGCCTTTATACCATCGATCGCCTGTCCAATGTTGGCCTGAATATCGCCATCGGGATGGGGTTGGTGGTTGCGGTTCTGCTGGTCACCATGGGGCTGAGATCAGCGTTGATCGTGGCAATGGTCCTGCCAGTTGTGACCCTCGCTTCCTTCGCGACGATGAGCATGATCGGCTTGCCGCTTCATCAGATGTCCTTGACCGGGCTGATCGTCGCCCTCGGCCTCTTGGTCGATGCCGGTATCGTCATGACGGATGAAATCGGACAGGCGCTTGATCAGGGGAGAACCCGCCGTGACGCAGTCGCCAAGGCCGTGCGTCGCCTGTTTGCCCCCCTGCTCGCCTCCACGGTCACGACAGCGCTTTCCTTCATGCCGATGGTTCTGCTGCCAGGCCCCGCCGGAGACTTCGTGGGTGCCATCGCAATTGCTGTGATCATCATGCTTTTGTGGTCCTTCGTCGTCGCGGTCACTTTGACAGCCGCTATCGCCGGGTGGATTTTGCCAGCCAATACAAGTGGCGAAAAAACAGGAAAATCCGGGCTTGCGGCTTTAGTCGCCGTGCCCTTCCGCTTTTCCTTGAAGATGGCGATGCGCAATCCGGCAAGCTCCGTTGCCTTTGCTCTGGTCCTGCCGGTAATCGGCTTCCTGAGCATGCCAACGCTTACGGCGCAGTTTTTCCCTGGCGTTGACCGGAACCAGTTTCACATTGAGGTCGAGCTTTCGGATGGAACCGCGATCTCCGAAACCGCCGGCACGGCACGAAAAATAGATGCCGCGCTCGCGGGCACACAGGGTATCGAGCAAGTGTCTTGGGTGGTCGGTAAGAGTGCGCCCGCATTTTACTATAACATCGTCGGCAATCGGGACCGGGCACCTGCCTTTGCGCAAGCCCTTGTAACGACATCATCTGCGGCTGAAACCGCACGGCTTGTGCCGGTTTTGCAGGCAAGCCTGTCGTCGGACTTTCCGGAAGCGCGCATTCTGGTACGTGATCTCGTCCAGGGCCCGCCCGTCGACGCACCCGTCGAATTGCGTCTGGTCGGTCCCTCTCTGGAAGTTCTGCGTGTTGAAGGCGACAAGCTGCGTGAGCTTGCTGCGCGCGTCGAAGAGGTGACGATCGTGCGCACGACGCTCGATGGCGGCTCGCCGAAGCTGAAATTATCCGTCAACGAAGACAAGGCGCGGCTTTTGGGGCTGGGGCTTGGTGAGGTTGCTCAGCAGCTTGAGGCAACGCTTGAAGGGGCGACAGGTGGCAGCCTGATTGAGGGCACGGAGGAACTGCCGGTGCGCGTGCGCGTCGGTGCATCGGATCGAGGCGACTTGTCCCGCATTGCAAGTCTTCCCCTGTTGCCCGGAAACGGTGTGCCCGGGTCAGCGGCCTATAACGGTGTGCCTTTGTCTGCCATCGCCGACATCCGCATGGAGCCTGCCGAAGGCCAGATCAACCGGCGAAACGGCGAGCGGACCAACACCGTCCAGGCTTTCGTGCAATACGGCGTGTTGCCGGAAGAGGCACTCAAGAAACTCCAGTCGGAAGTGGAAGCTGCCGGATTTGCCCTGCCGGATGGATACCGGATCGAAACGGGAGGCGACTCTGATGCCCGTGACGACACGTTGACGAACCTGATAGGCTCGCTGGGGTTGATTGTGCCACTGTCGATTGCAGCGATTGTGCTGACATTCAACTCATTCCGCTTGTCTGCAGTTACGCTGGTCGTCGCCGTTCTCTCAGCGGGATTAAGCATCTTCGCGCTGGCGGTCTTCCAGTATCCGTTCGGGATCAACGCGATCATCGGCGTGATCGGCTCGATCGGTGTCTCCATAAATGCTGCGATCATCATATTGACCGGCATGCAGCAGAACGAAGGAGCGGTAAACGGAGACCAGAACGCGATGGTTGACGTTGTGATGGGGTCCAGCCGGCACATCGTGTCGACCACGCTGACGACGTTCGGTGGCTTCCTGCCCCTGATCCTGGAAGGAGGCGGCTTTTGGCCTCCCTTTGCAATGTCCATCGCTGGCGGCGTGCTGTTGTCGACCGTGATCTCGTTCTATTTCGCGCCGCCGATGTTTGCACTTGTTTATGCGCGCAAGCGCAAGCCCGCGGCTTCCGAAGAAACAAAACCGCAGGCACATGATGAGCGCTCGGAAACCGATACGTCGTGGTCCAACGACAACTACCAGCCAGCGATGGCGGCCGAGTGA
- a CDS encoding class I SAM-dependent methyltransferase, which yields MADPKSASSFAPYGSPPSQSWPVVLETRGWKDYRLLDMGAGEKLERYGRFTIVRPEPQAMGARRLKEAQWQRADAVFSGDTEEEGPGRWKFAGNVPETWPMSYGPVRYNGRFMSFRHVGVFPEQAAHWDWVNEKVRAGRKNSPDKPLKILNLFGYTGLASLLPATEGAQVTHVDASKKAIGYARENQALSGLDDLPIRWICEDASKFVAREVRRGNTYDGIILDPPKYGRGPKGEVWDLYTSLPGMLKDLRQLLAKDSLFMILTAYAIRSSFLAIHELMAETLAEQGGLLESGELVIREEAGSRALSTSLFSRWSGR from the coding sequence GTGGCGGACCCCAAAAGCGCCTCTTCCTTTGCCCCATACGGGAGCCCGCCGTCCCAGTCCTGGCCCGTCGTGCTGGAAACAAGGGGGTGGAAGGACTACCGCCTTCTCGACATGGGGGCCGGCGAGAAACTGGAACGCTACGGCCGTTTCACCATTGTGCGTCCGGAGCCCCAAGCCATGGGCGCGCGCCGGCTCAAGGAAGCCCAGTGGCAGCGTGCGGATGCCGTTTTTTCCGGTGACACGGAAGAAGAAGGCCCCGGGCGTTGGAAGTTTGCAGGCAACGTGCCGGAAACCTGGCCGATGTCCTACGGGCCGGTCCGATACAATGGCCGCTTCATGTCGTTCCGGCATGTCGGGGTTTTTCCCGAACAGGCAGCTCATTGGGACTGGGTGAATGAAAAAGTGCGGGCTGGGCGCAAGAACTCGCCCGACAAACCGCTGAAAATCCTGAATCTCTTCGGCTATACGGGCCTTGCATCGTTGCTGCCTGCAACGGAGGGAGCCCAGGTGACCCATGTAGACGCCTCCAAGAAGGCGATCGGATATGCCCGTGAAAACCAGGCGTTGTCCGGACTGGATGACCTGCCGATCCGCTGGATATGCGAAGACGCGTCGAAATTTGTCGCTCGTGAAGTCAGGCGCGGGAACACCTATGACGGGATCATTCTCGATCCTCCGAAATACGGTCGTGGTCCCAAAGGCGAAGTCTGGGATCTCTACACCAGCCTGCCGGGCATGCTTAAGGATCTGCGGCAGCTATTGGCCAAGGACTCATTGTTCATGATCCTGACCGCCTATGCGATCAGGTCCAGCTTCCTCGCGATCCACGAGCTGATGGCCGAAACGCTCGCTGAGCAGGGCGGCCTCCTGGAGTCCGGAGAACTCGTGATCCGCGAAGAAGCGGGAAGCCGGGCGCTGTCGACTTCACTGTTCTCCCGTTGGAGCGGCCGCTGA
- a CDS encoding methyl-accepting chemotaxis protein, with translation MKQILKSLVDLKFGFKVGGGFLAVLLLTAVVGAVGFFAIQNLSSSFVVADRAAQVAGQVQATSLKREDYLNSPTPELSAAVDQEIEALNASLQKLDEEVAGNAEAEAQVAGAKQAVSEFAATFDDVVAQTEQQALRLASLQENTANLGKLAFNINDAVITEEKRVSAEAFSADSRLDDASAIQRGIFELKDKVIQIRLKYLEGNGNLQGEALEESIHIARAMVSSTKQMRYKQIDGMQPKVMAQLAGATKKLLGALENLTKDLGFSEAYEARLAVGEGIEGLDAKTVAVLEQAAPVVDQAKTESLEASTRLATIRTISDKAKSLNQTAQTTRSELLYLFGAFGSDDKALVEAQIASLLALEEDLLKYAKVLPSAAEAIEAIPTSIVTLDKSFKEMLTAETDLLEKRQQLDSLTRKVNDDIAAISNAQSQAANSAAGSAEVQIIMTIMLAILGGVGLAFILNMAITRPIQIITNVMDRLANGDNEVDIPGIERGDEIGNMSRTVQVFRDNAVERAELQAQNEQEEEARHERQQRVDDLINNFRATAEEALGSVASTAGSLDNTAQALTEIARDSAGYATETQSSSNDTTNNVQTVASAAEELAASIGEISRQVAQTTEIVDRATTGTRETNEKVEGLAEAATKIGEVVTLIQAIAEQTNLLALNATIEAARAGEAGKGFAVVASEVKELATQTSRATEEISSQITEIQNATKESVVAIGEIAETMTEVNSYTTAIASAVEQQGAATAEISQNVQRAAEGTGAVSSSMTQLSQAVDQTSSSADMVLSASGELTDKTDHLKQEVEQFLSKVAAA, from the coding sequence ATGAAACAGATTTTGAAGTCGTTGGTCGACCTGAAGTTCGGATTCAAGGTCGGCGGTGGGTTTTTGGCGGTGCTGCTGCTGACCGCAGTGGTCGGTGCCGTTGGCTTCTTCGCCATCCAGAACCTTTCCTCCAGCTTTGTCGTTGCCGACCGCGCCGCGCAAGTTGCCGGTCAGGTCCAGGCAACGTCCCTCAAGCGGGAAGACTATCTGAATAGCCCGACCCCAGAACTGAGTGCGGCTGTCGATCAGGAAATCGAGGCCCTGAACGCCTCCCTGCAGAAGCTGGATGAGGAAGTGGCCGGCAATGCGGAAGCCGAGGCACAGGTCGCCGGAGCCAAGCAGGCCGTTTCGGAATTCGCCGCAACATTCGACGACGTCGTGGCGCAAACGGAGCAACAGGCTCTGCGTCTTGCATCGCTTCAGGAGAATACAGCAAACCTCGGCAAGCTGGCTTTCAACATCAATGACGCGGTGATCACTGAGGAAAAGCGCGTGAGCGCAGAGGCCTTTTCAGCCGACAGCCGGCTGGACGACGCTTCCGCGATCCAGCGGGGCATCTTTGAACTGAAGGACAAGGTCATTCAGATCCGGCTCAAATATCTGGAAGGGAACGGCAATCTGCAAGGCGAGGCCCTTGAAGAATCAATCCATATTGCACGTGCCATGGTCTCGTCCACAAAGCAGATGCGTTACAAGCAGATCGACGGCATGCAGCCGAAAGTCATGGCTCAGCTTGCCGGTGCGACCAAGAAGCTTCTCGGTGCTCTTGAAAACCTCACGAAAGACCTGGGTTTTTCCGAAGCCTATGAAGCCCGTCTTGCGGTTGGCGAAGGCATCGAGGGCCTGGACGCAAAGACGGTCGCGGTTCTTGAACAGGCGGCCCCGGTGGTTGACCAGGCCAAAACCGAGTCACTGGAAGCGTCGACACGGCTCGCAACCATTCGCACGATTTCCGACAAGGCCAAGTCGCTGAACCAGACCGCCCAGACAACGCGTTCCGAGCTGCTCTACCTGTTCGGCGCTTTCGGTTCGGACGATAAAGCACTGGTCGAAGCACAGATTGCTTCGCTTCTTGCCCTCGAAGAAGACCTGCTGAAATACGCAAAGGTCCTGCCGTCGGCAGCCGAGGCGATCGAGGCGATCCCGACTTCCATCGTCACGCTTGATAAGTCGTTCAAGGAAATGCTGACAGCGGAAACCGACCTGCTGGAAAAACGACAGCAGCTCGACAGCCTGACCAGAAAGGTCAACGACGACATTGCAGCCATCTCGAACGCGCAGTCGCAGGCGGCCAACTCCGCAGCCGGCTCCGCCGAAGTTCAGATCATCATGACAATCATGCTCGCTATTCTCGGGGGCGTCGGTCTGGCCTTTATCCTCAACATGGCGATCACACGTCCAATTCAGATCATAACGAATGTTATGGATCGGCTGGCGAATGGTGACAACGAAGTTGATATTCCTGGTATCGAGCGTGGCGACGAAATCGGCAACATGAGCCGCACGGTGCAGGTTTTCCGGGACAACGCCGTGGAGCGGGCTGAACTCCAGGCGCAAAACGAACAGGAAGAAGAAGCCCGTCACGAGCGCCAGCAGCGTGTCGACGACCTGATCAACAATTTCCGGGCGACTGCGGAAGAGGCTCTCGGATCGGTCGCGTCAACGGCAGGTAGCCTTGACAACACCGCACAGGCGCTAACTGAAATCGCCCGTGACAGTGCCGGTTATGCGACCGAAACCCAGTCCTCCTCGAACGACACCACGAACAACGTCCAGACTGTTGCCAGTGCTGCAGAGGAACTTGCGGCCTCGATCGGCGAGATATCCCGTCAGGTCGCGCAGACCACCGAGATCGTCGACCGGGCAACAACGGGCACGCGCGAGACCAACGAGAAGGTCGAGGGTCTTGCGGAAGCTGCAACAAAAATCGGCGAAGTCGTGACCCTGATCCAGGCGATCGCTGAACAAACCAACCTCCTTGCCCTGAACGCCACTATCGAGGCGGCGCGCGCAGGCGAAGCCGGCAAGGGCTTTGCGGTGGTTGCTTCCGAGGTCAAGGAGCTTGCGACACAGACGTCGCGAGCGACAGAGGAAATCAGCTCGCAGATCACCGAGATCCAGAACGCCACCAAGGAATCCGTCGTGGCCATCGGCGAAATCGCGGAGACCATGACCGAGGTGAACAGCTACACCACCGCCATCGCATCAGCGGTTGAGCAGCAAGGCGCCGCAACAGCGGAAATCTCGCAGAACGTTCAGCGGGCTGCAGAAGGAACCGGTGCAGTATCCTCGTCCATGACTCAGCTGTCACAGGCAGTCGATCAGACATCATCGTCCGCAGACATGGTTCTTTCGGCATCCGGCGAGCTGACGGACAAGACGGACCATTTGAAACAGGAAGTCGAGCAGTTCCTGTCGAAAGTCGCCGCGGCCTGA
- a CDS encoding SDR family oxidoreductase: MSGQDTPDTRPTLVLTGASRGIGHATVKRFSAEGWRVITCSRQAFSDKCPWPMGPEDHIQVDLSDPENLGYAVQEIRKRLEANGSKLQALVNNAGISPKGTDGARLNSLNTAMHEWRTVFQVNFFAPILLGRGLFDELKAATGSVVNVTSIAGMRVHPFAGTAYATSKAALASLTREMAADFGPHGIRVNAIAPGEIDTSILSPGTEKMIDDIPLRRLGLPEEVADTIFYLCSQRSSYVTGAEIHINGGQHV, from the coding sequence ATGAGCGGACAGGACACCCCCGATACCCGCCCGACACTTGTGTTGACGGGCGCGAGCCGCGGTATAGGACACGCCACAGTCAAGCGGTTCTCCGCCGAGGGCTGGCGCGTGATCACGTGCTCGCGGCAGGCGTTTTCCGACAAGTGTCCCTGGCCGATGGGACCGGAGGATCATATTCAGGTCGACCTCTCCGACCCGGAAAATCTTGGATACGCGGTCCAGGAAATCCGCAAGCGGCTGGAAGCAAACGGTTCAAAATTGCAGGCCCTCGTCAACAACGCCGGGATCAGTCCGAAAGGCACAGACGGTGCACGGCTCAATTCGCTCAATACCGCGATGCATGAATGGCGGACGGTCTTTCAGGTGAATTTCTTTGCACCGATCCTGCTGGGGCGCGGGTTGTTCGATGAATTGAAAGCTGCAACCGGATCCGTGGTGAATGTGACGTCGATCGCAGGCATGCGGGTTCATCCCTTCGCGGGTACAGCCTATGCGACGTCAAAGGCTGCGCTGGCGTCGCTCACGCGTGAAATGGCAGCGGATTTCGGGCCTCACGGCATCCGCGTGAATGCTATCGCACCAGGCGAGATCGACACGTCCATTCTTTCGCCCGGAACCGAAAAGATGATTGATGACATACCCTTGCGGCGCCTGGGGCTGCCGGAAGAAGTGGCCGATACGATCTTTTATCTGTGCTCACAAAGAAGTTCTTACGTAACCGGAGCTGAAATTCACATCAACGGCGGACAACATGTCTGA